A single window of Dehalococcoidia bacterium DNA harbors:
- a CDS encoding methyltransferase domain-containing protein, which produces MIDFGAGTGRFAMAVAERGFRVTCIEPDSALANQITARGLEVLPDISQIASGEVDNIFSLNVLEHIADDKAAAKAWAEKLKPGGRLLVYVPAFPWLFTSMDRKVGHLRRYTRRVLVDLLTAAQFQVVSARYADSLGVIATLAYRLLDPGTGEINEQLLRAYDRLVFPVSRVLDNVFAHYLGKNLIVTAVRSGR; this is translated from the coding sequence ATCATCGACTTTGGGGCCGGGACCGGGCGATTCGCGATGGCAGTCGCCGAGCGCGGCTTTCGCGTTACGTGCATCGAACCGGATAGCGCCCTAGCAAACCAGATAACAGCTCGGGGGCTCGAGGTGCTCCCCGATATCTCCCAGATCGCAAGCGGAGAGGTGGACAACATCTTTAGCCTTAATGTCCTCGAACACATCGCCGACGATAAGGCGGCGGCGAAAGCCTGGGCAGAGAAGCTGAAGCCGGGTGGTCGTCTCCTGGTCTATGTGCCCGCTTTCCCGTGGCTCTTCACCAGCATGGACCGTAAGGTGGGCCACCTTCGTCGCTATACACGTAGGGTGCTTGTCGATCTCCTCACGGCGGCGCAGTTTCAGGTGGTCAGCGCCCGCTACGCCGACAGCCTTGGCGTGATTGCCACATTGGCCTACCGCCTCCTCGACCCGGGTACCGGGGAGATCAACGAGCAGTTGCTACGGGCTTATGACAGGCTTGTCTTCCCTGTCAGCAGGGTCCTCGACAACGTATTCGCTCATTACCTGGGGAAGAACCTAATTGTCACCGCCGTTCGTTCTGGTCGGTAA
- a CDS encoding helix-turn-helix transcriptional regulator, with product MARTFYQFRVRRQAFLRWMARRNVSQNDLARRCGISSGFMSQLLSGKRNAGPKTRARITAAFPRDDFDKLFEEIELDG from the coding sequence ATGGCTAGGACATTTTACCAGTTCCGCGTGCGCCGCCAGGCGTTTCTGAGGTGGATGGCCCGAAGAAACGTCTCCCAGAACGACCTGGCACGGCGCTGCGGTATCTCCTCCGGCTTCATGTCCCAGCTCCTCTCCGGCAAGCGCAACGCCGGCCCCAAGACTCGCGCACGAATAACAGCCGCCTTCCCGCGCGATGACTTCGACAAGCTCTTCGAGGAGATCGAGCTCGATGGTTGA
- a CDS encoding tyrosine-type recombinase/integrase has protein sequence MTAIAYLDESASGWDRTLYAFLAEKQRRSGSLRTVQAYSRMLNEFFGRAAKTPDQVTSADAFAWAYGSGLSGKQPSSITIAARLACLSSYYRFLIRMKVVASNPCDAIERPRVSPSNPRGLTADDIRRLLAVVPETPVGLRDRAIILFLTFTGRRRSEVLGLTAGDLSFEGATCYYAYRGKGGKTGRRELPQPALEALRAWLAASGRDLATMAPGDSLWPSLADGRGITGGTFYANLRRYLQKAGLPQAGVHIFRHSAAKLRRDAGESVEEVSRFLDHSSLAVTTTYLRRLEGQEDRGWAKVAEALGI, from the coding sequence ATGACCGCCATCGCCTACCTCGACGAATCCGCCTCCGGCTGGGACCGCACCCTCTACGCCTTCCTGGCCGAGAAGCAGCGCCGCTCCGGCTCGCTGCGCACCGTCCAGGCCTACTCGCGCATGCTGAACGAGTTCTTCGGCCGCGCCGCGAAGACGCCTGACCAGGTCACCAGTGCCGACGCCTTCGCCTGGGCCTATGGCAGCGGCCTCTCCGGCAAGCAGCCCTCCTCGATCACCATCGCCGCCCGGTTGGCCTGCCTGAGCAGCTACTACCGCTTCCTCATCAGGATGAAGGTCGTCGCCTCAAACCCCTGCGACGCCATCGAGCGCCCGCGCGTCTCACCCTCGAACCCCAGGGGCCTGACAGCGGACGACATCCGCCGCCTGCTCGCCGTTGTCCCGGAGACGCCCGTCGGGCTGCGGGACCGGGCGATCATCCTGTTCCTCACCTTCACCGGCCGGCGCCGCTCCGAGGTCCTGGGCCTGACGGCCGGCGACCTGAGCTTCGAGGGCGCGACCTGCTACTACGCCTACCGCGGCAAGGGCGGCAAGACCGGGCGGCGAGAGCTGCCGCAGCCGGCGCTGGAGGCGCTGCGGGCCTGGCTGGCGGCGTCTGGGCGCGACCTCGCGACGATGGCGCCGGGCGACTCTTTGTGGCCGTCTCTCGCGGACGGGCGCGGCATCACGGGCGGCACCTTCTACGCCAACCTGCGCCGCTACCTGCAGAAGGCTGGCCTGCCGCAAGCCGGCGTGCACATCTTCCGCCACTCGGCGGCCAAGCTGCGCCGGGACGCGGGCGAGTCCGTCGAGGAGGTGAGCCGGTTCCTCGACCATTCGAGCCTGGCCGTCACGACCACTTACCTGCGCCGGCTGGAGGGACAGGAGGACCGGGGCTGGGCGAAGGTGGCGGAGGCCCTTGGAATCTGA
- a CDS encoding LpqB family beta-propeller domain-containing protein, whose amino-acid sequence MTPKRPALALIAVLALIAMGCSDDGREGSTPTATPPGAAETPQPEACSGTLVVNSNSNTGEARLLTFRDGRASLSEPIGTGMIHPVVSPEGRRVAYYDIRPSPALWVADSDGRNARRLADILQLHDHNPPVWSPRGDRIAFESARSSSEGARSNVWVVNADGTGLANLTATMFSADTPTWSPDGSRIAFMGREIESTNVYVVNSDGSGLRRVTNYDQGSFAFSGSWSPDGSLIAYLSNTTGNVDIFTVRPDGTGVTNLTRSPTPEFVAPVGHLPIEFSPDGKRLAFLSEATGSVELYTIATDGSGLRRVTDLAGSEFRQRWTRDGRCLTFYVSRPSPQGGIPVYVVREDGTGLIELTTLR is encoded by the coding sequence ATGACCCCGAAGAGACCGGCGCTCGCGCTCATCGCCGTCCTGGCGCTCATCGCCATGGGCTGCTCCGACGACGGCAGGGAGGGCAGCACGCCTACGGCGACGCCTCCGGGAGCGGCGGAGACGCCGCAGCCGGAGGCCTGCAGCGGGACGCTCGTCGTGAATTCGAACAGCAACACGGGCGAGGCGAGGCTCTTGACCTTCCGCGACGGCCGGGCCTCGCTGTCCGAGCCGATTGGGACCGGGATGATCCACCCCGTCGTCTCCCCCGAAGGACGCCGGGTCGCGTATTACGATATCCGCCCCTCGCCGGCGCTATGGGTGGCGGACTCCGACGGAAGAAACGCGCGCCGCCTTGCCGACATTCTTCAGCTCCACGACCACAACCCCCCGGTCTGGTCACCCAGGGGCGACAGAATTGCCTTCGAGTCGGCCCGAAGCTCGAGCGAGGGCGCCCGCTCGAACGTATGGGTCGTGAACGCGGACGGCACTGGCCTGGCGAACCTGACGGCGACGATGTTCTCTGCGGACACACCCACGTGGTCGCCGGACGGCTCGCGGATAGCCTTCATGGGCCGTGAGATCGAGAGCACGAACGTCTACGTAGTCAACTCAGACGGCTCAGGGCTAAGGCGCGTCACGAACTACGACCAGGGCAGCTTTGCGTTCTCAGGCTCGTGGTCGCCAGACGGGAGCCTCATCGCGTATCTTTCGAACACGACCGGGAACGTCGACATCTTCACGGTTCGTCCCGATGGCACCGGCGTCACGAACCTTACGCGCAGCCCGACGCCCGAGTTCGTCGCGCCTGTCGGACACCTGCCGATCGAGTTCTCGCCCGATGGCAAGCGTCTTGCCTTCCTCTCGGAAGCCACGGGCAGCGTCGAGCTCTACACGATCGCCACGGACGGTTCCGGACTGCGCCGCGTGACAGACCTGGCTGGATCGGAGTTCCGCCAGAGGTGGACTCGCGACGGCCGCTGCCTGACCTTCTACGTCTCGCGCCCGTCGCCCCAGGGGGGCATACCCGTATACGTCGTCCGCGAGGACGGGACCGGCCTCATCGAGCTTACGACGTTGCGCTGA
- a CDS encoding glycosyltransferase family 2 protein, giving the protein MAVLIPCYNEAMSVQKVVSDFKEVLPGASVYVYDNNSTDATADLAVAAGANLRHEPLQGKGNVVRRMFADIEADVYVLVDGDDTYDASTAPKMIHMLAANDLDMVTGVRVTDSPSAYRPGHTFGKNLFAFLLARIFDRAVKDVFSGYRVFSRRFVKSFPALSSGFEIETELTLHALELGMKFAEIETPYRPRPPGSTSKLRTFRDGFRVFRTLALFFKEERPLLFFGTISFCLAALSVLLAIPVVKDYLETGLVPRLPSAVLASAIMLVAFLSLTAGIILDTVTRGRHELKRLFYLSLPTLSAHADDEQGGGGRT; this is encoded by the coding sequence GTGGCGGTCCTTATACCGTGCTACAACGAAGCCATGTCCGTGCAGAAGGTCGTGAGTGACTTCAAAGAAGTCCTTCCGGGCGCGTCCGTCTACGTCTATGACAACAATTCGACCGACGCAACGGCGGACCTTGCGGTGGCAGCGGGGGCGAATTTGCGACATGAGCCGCTGCAGGGCAAGGGCAACGTGGTACGACGAATGTTCGCGGACATCGAAGCCGACGTTTACGTGCTTGTGGATGGCGACGACACGTATGACGCTTCTACTGCGCCAAAAATGATCCACATGCTGGCCGCGAACGACCTCGACATGGTCACAGGCGTTCGAGTTACTGACTCACCATCGGCATATCGTCCCGGGCACACTTTTGGGAAGAATCTCTTTGCCTTTTTGCTCGCAAGGATATTTGACAGGGCGGTGAAGGATGTCTTCTCCGGTTATCGCGTCTTCTCTAGGCGCTTCGTCAAGTCCTTTCCCGCGCTCTCGAGTGGCTTCGAGATTGAGACAGAGCTAACGCTGCACGCCCTCGAACTTGGCATGAAGTTCGCGGAGATCGAAACTCCCTACCGGCCGCGACCACCTGGCTCTACGAGCAAGCTGCGGACGTTCAGAGATGGCTTCCGGGTCTTCAGGACGCTGGCCTTGTTCTTCAAGGAGGAGCGGCCTCTGCTCTTCTTCGGTACGATTTCTTTCTGCCTTGCGGCCCTGTCGGTACTGCTAGCGATCCCCGTGGTCAAGGACTACCTTGAGACCGGACTCGTGCCGCGGTTGCCGAGCGCAGTGCTGGCCAGCGCGATCATGCTTGTCGCGTTCTTGAGCCTCACGGCGGGCATCATCCTCGATACGGTGACGCGCGGGCGTCACGAATTGAAGCGCCTCTTCTATCTGAGTCTCCCGACGCTCTCAGCACACGCCGACGACGAGCAAGGCGGCGGGGGGCGGACATAG
- the malQ gene encoding 4-alpha-glucanotransferase, with product MTAASREGLAGLASFLGVQRSYRDATRTLRRPPAEAIAATIEALLGEPVRDAAAVLERLQRERADRLAGPIATVWLPGPAAMPLSAGAVGAASIECALDGSNGAREWRVASRGLTLDARRGHLLLPLPALDAGYHTLHLTVRYPGRRARRTSVMVIAAPRRAYAGPDDRAWGVFVPLYALHSARSWGIGDFSDLSRFARWAGGLGAGEVAVLPLFAAFLDEREGVFDPSPYSPASRLMWNEAFLDVEALPEMQRCERAREIVASPDFRRELARLRSTPLVDYSRAAALKALVLRELSAAVTGTRRRDLQAMLKSRPEVAAYARFRARTAANGPWHDWPSGEPAFDRDVEAYHAYCQFAASQQLVGAAYQREAAGLYLDLPLGVHRAGYDVWRWPGCFVQAANTGAPPDPLAVAGQDWGFPPPHPIGIREERYQYVIAYMRQSMIYATRLRIDHVMGLHRLFVIPRGFEARDGVYVRYPAEELYAILSLESHLNRTELVGENLGTVPAYVNAALRRHGITGTYVVPFEVGPESDPPLRPPRRDEAATLNTHDLPPFAAWWQASSWAHGALKRLLAREGLLPEGGDHPAAVRDALLAYLGRSDARIVLATLEDLWLETQRQNVPGLNEEPNWRRKTRLSLEEIESDPSIRGTLGVLDQARRGR from the coding sequence ATGACCGCCGCCTCTCGCGAGGGCCTCGCCGGCCTGGCCTCCTTCCTCGGCGTCCAGCGCTCCTACCGGGACGCCACCCGGACCCTCCGGCGACCGCCGGCGGAGGCCATCGCGGCGACCATCGAGGCGCTGCTGGGTGAACCCGTCCGCGACGCGGCCGCGGTCCTGGAGCGGCTCCAGCGGGAGCGCGCCGACCGCCTCGCCGGGCCCATCGCCACCGTCTGGCTGCCCGGCCCCGCGGCCATGCCGCTGAGCGCCGGCGCCGTTGGCGCTGCCAGCATCGAGTGCGCGCTCGACGGGTCCAACGGCGCGCGCGAGTGGCGCGTCGCGTCGCGCGGCCTGACTCTGGACGCGCGCCGCGGGCACCTTCTCCTGCCCTTGCCGGCGCTGGACGCTGGTTACCATACGCTGCACCTTACTGTCCGCTACCCAGGCCGCCGCGCGCGCCGGACGTCCGTCATGGTCATCGCAGCGCCGCGGCGGGCCTACGCCGGGCCCGATGACCGCGCCTGGGGCGTCTTCGTCCCCCTGTACGCGCTCCATTCCGCGCGCTCCTGGGGCATCGGCGACTTCAGTGACCTCTCACGATTCGCGCGCTGGGCCGGAGGGCTCGGCGCCGGCGAAGTAGCGGTGCTGCCGCTCTTTGCCGCCTTCCTCGACGAGCGCGAAGGCGTCTTCGACCCCAGCCCTTACTCGCCGGCAAGCCGCCTCATGTGGAACGAGGCCTTCCTTGACGTCGAAGCGTTGCCGGAAATGCAACGGTGCGAGCGCGCCCGCGAGATCGTCGCCTCACCCGACTTCCGGCGCGAGCTCGCCCGACTGCGTTCGACGCCCCTCGTCGACTACTCACGCGCGGCGGCCCTGAAGGCGCTCGTGCTGCGCGAGCTATCGGCGGCGGTAACGGGCACAAGACGGCGGGACCTCCAGGCCATGCTGAAAAGCAGGCCAGAGGTCGCTGCGTACGCGCGTTTTCGCGCCCGCACCGCGGCCAATGGCCCCTGGCATGATTGGCCCTCGGGAGAGCCCGCCTTCGACCGCGATGTCGAGGCCTATCACGCTTACTGCCAGTTCGCCGCCTCTCAGCAGCTCGTGGGCGCCGCTTATCAACGCGAGGCCGCCGGTCTCTATCTTGACCTGCCCCTCGGTGTCCATCGCGCCGGCTACGACGTCTGGCGCTGGCCCGGGTGCTTCGTGCAAGCAGCGAACACCGGGGCCCCGCCCGACCCATTGGCAGTCGCCGGCCAGGACTGGGGGTTTCCGCCACCCCACCCAATCGGCATCCGGGAGGAGCGCTACCAGTACGTTATCGCCTACATGCGCCAGTCTATGATCTACGCCACGCGGCTGCGGATCGACCACGTCATGGGCCTGCACCGCCTGTTCGTGATCCCTCGCGGCTTCGAGGCGCGCGATGGCGTCTACGTCCGCTACCCGGCGGAAGAGCTCTACGCGATCCTCAGCCTGGAGTCGCATCTGAACCGCACCGAACTGGTGGGCGAGAACCTCGGCACCGTGCCCGCGTACGTGAACGCCGCCCTCCGCCGTCACGGGATTACCGGCACATACGTCGTGCCCTTCGAGGTGGGCCCGGAGTCCGACCCGCCTCTGCGCCCGCCGCGCCGCGACGAGGCCGCGACCCTGAACACACACGACCTCCCGCCCTTTGCCGCCTGGTGGCAGGCGTCATCCTGGGCCCACGGCGCGCTCAAGCGTCTCCTTGCCCGCGAAGGACTGCTGCCCGAGGGCGGCGATCACCCGGCAGCCGTGCGCGACGCCCTGCTTGCCTATCTGGGCCGGAGTGACGCGCGCATCGTGTTGGCCACGCTCGAAGACCTCTGGCTGGAGACCCAGCGCCAGAACGTACCCGGCCTCAACGAGGAGCCGAACTGGCGCCGCAAGACCCGCTTGTCTCTCGAGGAAATCGAGTCGGATCCATCGATCCGCGGGACGCTCGGAGTGCTGGACCAAGCCCGGAGGGGCCGATAG
- a CDS encoding cytochrome P450 produces the protein MSSRRVPPGPRSFSPFGNLPALQRDPLGTFLRDRERYGDVVRYRGGIWYAYLVSHPDDIKHVLQDNNQNYRKGFSYEVLKPVLGQGLLTNEGESWLRQRRLAQPAFHRARIARISGLMSESIEAMLARWDSRLDPEAPVDVLPEMIRLTLEIVSRTLLGVRLGPEADQVGQAVRELQAHVNYRATHLFSLPEKYPTPRNRRFHRWLALLDAIVFRIIDQHRAAGPGGDDLLSMLLAARDQESGEGMSDRQLRDEVMTIFLAGHETTATALTWTWYLLSQHPEAEARLHREVDTVLDGRPPVYDDLASLPYTRMILEESMRLYPPAWAVGRFAVGPDTVGGYDLPAGSQIVMSQYVTHRHPAFWERPDEFDPERFTPERSAGRPRFAYFPFGGGPRYCIGADFAMIEAQLTLAAVAQRYRLRLSPGHPVEVDPLVTLRPKHGMVMRLERRRPGRAGVSSATSGAVSATS, from the coding sequence ATGTCTTCACGCCGGGTGCCGCCCGGCCCGCGTAGCTTCTCACCATTCGGGAACCTGCCTGCTCTCCAGCGAGACCCCCTCGGCACCTTTCTGCGCGACCGTGAGCGCTACGGCGACGTCGTCCGCTACCGCGGCGGCATCTGGTACGCCTACCTCGTGTCGCACCCGGACGACATCAAGCATGTGCTCCAGGACAACAACCAGAACTACCGCAAGGGGTTCTCCTACGAGGTGCTCAAGCCCGTCCTCGGCCAGGGCTTGCTTACGAACGAAGGCGAGTCCTGGCTGCGGCAGCGCCGCCTGGCGCAGCCCGCGTTCCACCGCGCCCGCATCGCCCGCATCTCCGGCCTCATGTCGGAGAGCATAGAGGCCATGCTCGCCCGCTGGGACTCGCGCCTTGACCCCGAGGCGCCGGTCGATGTCCTGCCAGAGATGATCCGCCTGACGCTCGAGATCGTGAGCCGTACTCTTCTCGGCGTGAGGCTCGGTCCGGAGGCGGACCAGGTGGGCCAGGCAGTGCGAGAGCTGCAGGCACACGTCAACTATCGCGCCACGCACCTCTTCAGCCTGCCCGAGAAGTACCCCACGCCACGCAACCGCCGCTTCCACCGCTGGCTGGCGCTCCTCGACGCCATCGTCTTCCGCATCATCGATCAGCACCGCGCGGCCGGCCCGGGCGGCGACGACCTGCTCTCCATGCTCCTCGCGGCGCGAGACCAGGAATCGGGCGAGGGCATGAGCGACCGCCAGTTGCGGGACGAGGTGATGACCATCTTCCTCGCCGGCCATGAGACCACAGCTACGGCGCTCACCTGGACCTGGTACCTGCTGTCGCAGCACCCTGAGGCCGAGGCGCGCTTGCACCGGGAGGTCGACACCGTCCTCGACGGCCGCCCACCCGTGTACGACGACCTCGCATCGCTCCCTTACACCCGCATGATCCTCGAGGAATCGATGCGCCTCTACCCGCCGGCATGGGCCGTCGGCCGCTTCGCGGTCGGGCCCGACACGGTTGGCGGTTACGATCTGCCGGCGGGCTCCCAGATCGTGATGAGCCAGTACGTTACGCACCGCCACCCCGCGTTCTGGGAGCGTCCCGACGAGTTCGACCCCGAGCGATTCACCCCCGAGCGCTCCGCGGGACGGCCTCGTTTCGCTTACTTCCCTTTTGGTGGCGGCCCGCGTTACTGCATAGGCGCCGACTTTGCAATGATCGAAGCGCAACTCACCCTGGCGGCGGTGGCCCAGCGCTACCGGCTGCGCCTCTCGCCAGGACATCCTGTCGAGGTGGACCCGCTGGTGACCCTGAGGCCGAAGCACGGCATGGTGATGCGCCTCGAGCGGCGGCGGCCGGGCCGGGCCGGTGTCTCGTCCGCTACCAGCGGCGCCGTCAGCGCAACGTCGTAA
- a CDS encoding LLM class flavin-dependent oxidoreductase codes for MKFGLFYELQLPKPYDSDTWDPDAEHRIYKEALEQIELADKLGFDYVFEVEHHHLEEYAHSSAPEIVLAAASQRTRNIRLGHGIVLTPPPYNHPGRVAERISALDLVSDGRVEFGTGESSSANELEAYHVPWDQKKAMWEEGTRVALRMMSEEPFPGYEGAYVTFPPRNVIPKPLQKPHPPVWVAGGRRETVLTAARLGMGSLGFGFETPAEADERVQTYWRLMREECRPIGKAVNPGLIVLSQFACAETEEEAQRRAGDGGQFFSFALNHFYSPLTGPYHNHARTNLFREFTDTPPEERMARLQARSQDQLSQLIRTEQALTEKEPEDENARALWRAARARAAIGTPDTLRAYLSKYEEGHQDVMLFIAQAGSRRHEDIMASIDLFGRKVLPDFKERHETVHKKWREQQLDNFKYPVNSSI; via the coding sequence ATGAAGTTCGGCCTTTTCTATGAGCTCCAACTTCCCAAACCCTACGACAGTGACACCTGGGACCCGGACGCCGAGCACCGCATCTACAAGGAAGCGTTGGAGCAGATCGAACTGGCCGACAAGCTGGGCTTCGACTACGTCTTCGAGGTCGAGCACCATCACCTCGAGGAGTACGCGCACTCATCGGCGCCGGAGATCGTCCTCGCCGCTGCCAGCCAGCGCACCAGGAACATCCGCCTGGGCCACGGCATCGTCTTGACTCCGCCGCCCTACAACCACCCGGGCCGCGTCGCCGAGCGCATCTCCGCCCTCGATCTCGTGAGCGACGGGCGCGTCGAATTCGGCACGGGCGAGTCCTCGTCGGCGAACGAGCTCGAGGCCTACCATGTCCCCTGGGACCAGAAGAAGGCGATGTGGGAGGAGGGCACGCGAGTCGCCCTGCGAATGATGTCCGAGGAGCCGTTCCCCGGTTACGAGGGCGCGTACGTGACCTTCCCGCCGCGCAACGTCATCCCCAAGCCCCTTCAAAAGCCGCACCCGCCGGTGTGGGTAGCCGGCGGCCGGCGCGAGACGGTCCTCACAGCCGCCCGCCTGGGCATGGGCAGCCTCGGCTTCGGCTTCGAGACGCCGGCCGAAGCCGACGAGCGCGTCCAGACCTACTGGCGGCTCATGCGCGAGGAGTGCCGCCCGATCGGCAAGGCGGTCAACCCTGGCCTCATCGTCCTCAGCCAGTTCGCATGCGCCGAGACGGAGGAGGAAGCGCAGCGGCGCGCCGGTGACGGAGGCCAGTTCTTCAGCTTCGCCCTCAACCACTTTTACAGCCCCCTCACCGGCCCATACCACAACCACGCCCGCACGAACCTGTTCCGTGAGTTCACGGACACGCCCCCCGAGGAGCGCATGGCCCGCCTGCAGGCGCGCAGCCAGGACCAACTCTCGCAGCTCATCCGCACGGAGCAGGCGCTGACTGAGAAGGAACCGGAGGACGAAAACGCCCGCGCGCTCTGGCGCGCCGCCCGCGCCCGCGCCGCCATCGGCACGCCTGACACGCTCCGCGCCTACCTCTCCAAGTACGAAGAGGGCCACCAGGACGTGATGCTGTTCATCGCCCAGGCTGGCAGCCGCAGGCACGAGGACATCATGGCGAGCATCGACCTCTTCGGCCGCAAGGTCCTCCCCGACTTCAAAGAGCGCCACGAGACAGTGCACAAGAAGTGGCGGGAACAGCAGCTGGACAACTTCAAGTACCCGGTGAACTCATCGATCTAG
- a CDS encoding helix-turn-helix transcriptional regulator, translating to MTKVPQLAQLLTDLRTRAGLSLREVEQRTGGVVSNVYLSQLEHGRRTEPNPRILVALARVYGRPVGELFEAAGYVDAPSATEVDVAFEQVIADPKFQFGTRFKGELDQASKRAIIELYESATNKRLLKGEGE from the coding sequence ATGACTAAGGTGCCCCAGCTGGCTCAACTCCTCACCGACCTGCGCACGCGTGCCGGCCTGAGCCTGCGCGAGGTGGAGCAGAGGACCGGAGGTGTGGTGTCTAACGTCTACCTCTCGCAACTGGAGCACGGGCGCCGGACCGAGCCCAATCCGCGGATACTTGTCGCCCTCGCCCGCGTGTACGGACGGCCGGTAGGCGAACTCTTCGAGGCAGCCGGCTACGTAGACGCGCCTTCAGCGACCGAGGTGGACGTTGCGTTCGAACAGGTGATCGCGGACCCCAAGTTCCAGTTCGGCACGCGGTTCAAAGGCGAACTCGACCAGGCCAGCAAACGCGCGATCATCGAGCTCTACGAGAGCGCGACCAACAAAAGGCTGTTGAAAGGTGAGGGCGAGTAA
- a CDS encoding GtrA family protein, with translation MSQAEAGAFKGAGLFSLPVARFAVVGVAGFVVDGALLTALVNLAHVDTLLARGVSFPMAVTLTWFLNRRWTFFSQRHIDEAIASQYLRYVGVQISGAGLNVAVFLALLVLFPGLSREPLLALAPAALGAAAYNYVLSRQFAFRYGAALSRPSQLG, from the coding sequence ATGAGTCAGGCGGAGGCCGGAGCCTTCAAGGGCGCAGGCCTGTTCAGCCTCCCGGTTGCCCGCTTCGCTGTTGTCGGAGTCGCCGGCTTTGTAGTGGACGGCGCCCTCCTGACCGCGCTCGTGAACTTAGCACACGTAGACACGCTTCTTGCGCGCGGCGTCTCGTTCCCGATGGCCGTTACGCTGACCTGGTTCTTGAATCGCCGCTGGACCTTTTTCTCGCAGAGACACATTGACGAAGCGATCGCATCGCAGTACCTGCGTTACGTCGGGGTGCAAATTTCCGGCGCAGGGCTCAACGTTGCGGTGTTCCTGGCTCTGCTGGTGCTTTTCCCAGGCCTTTCTCGCGAGCCTTTGCTGGCGCTTGCTCCTGCTGCCTTGGGCGCCGCCGCCTACAACTATGTGCTGTCACGACAGTTCGCTTTCCGGTATGGCGCTGCTCTCAGCCGGCCTTCGCAGTTAGGGTGA